Sequence from the Metopolophium dirhodum isolate CAU chromosome 2, ASM1992520v1, whole genome shotgun sequence genome:
TTTGCAGTGTTCTCGAATAtcagtgataaaataataataataataataatatttttttttgtcataatcatttaatatattttgaattttagattctgagcggagcgatgaaggTATTGATTTTACGAAGATGTGaccttttttttacaaatcaaCAATAGTttgttaaaaagtatttaatcaaaaattcaatatttaaattacctcACTCTAAAGATTTGTCCCAATTGCCCAACATAGGGTTAAAGATCAAcaagtatttgatatttttttattttttattattgattaggtattacacaatattagaAATGAGTAACGCCTCATTGGAATAAGATTTACATAGTTCATAAGGACATTTTCatgtttaagttttaaaaaatttaacagtcaGATGTCTCTAAAAAGTGTAGTattcaactttaaattatttagtagaatttttgaaaaaccacTTAGTGAATTTCAGGATTTTTAGGTACTTAACCAGTCGTACGACGCACGGATTTAGATGTCTCATTTACGCGCATGGGGTAAAAATGTACCGCTCggaaatatatagatatacaaagAGAGTTTACATTATACAgtgattataaaaacattttttttttttttttttgacaatatttcgtataattgtaatatttgagGCTATTGAGGTGATCAAAAATACGTATaccatattacatattttataaacatttttagaatgTCTGGGGTAATTATTTACCCCATGCGCCGTACGGCGGGTTAATACTAAAACATGACATAATAATTGGCACGGCATGGGACAATTTAGACCCTCCAATATGCCAAGTCCACTAAAtcaagtactaaaaaaaaaaattatttaaaattttatttttgaggtacagtatttcaaaaaaataagacTAAGAATAGTGGTTTTTTCTTTAGAAAATGTGGTAAAGGCGGGTTTCCACTATGTTCAACAACAAGGTTTCGTGGTTAATCGTCTGGTAACTTTGAGTGGTAACCTAACCAACTAATCACAGCAAAGTATTTTTATGCACATACAAGCGTACGTGTATAGTAGAAACCCGCCTTTTGAGAATGTAATATGAACCATCCATGTTATGTTTTACCACAGATATGATTAGACAGTCATCTACTCCATTTgctttagatataaaaatattacatctatttaataataaaaaaggtgggtaagtaagtgggtgtcgctctgctgtacagtaggttacaagtgggtcactgtaatggatggtgttaaatttgaattcaatgatataagaaaaacgattctgagcgaaaacggtcagtcagcctatgatattatcaagtatatttgatgatattattgtgaataaatttatttatctattacatggaaacttgttttacattttcaattcttagctatacaagttgaacattttataaatttttaactacaaaataattattaaattttaaatttgaattttataaatgcttataaaaaaaaattgctattgtaacaattatatcaggagcctcgcATTaaacgcttttttacctaacaaataaaattttattgatatttatggaaaaaaaaactaaaattttttacTGAATTCTTAActctaaataatttgataattttcgcaatttttccatattttgtcaagatttgaactttatatgcttataaaaaaaactgtgaataaggatttttaaatatattttatcttgtatagaaaatgcaaatataaacaaccagtaaaaattgcatgtatctgcGGCCATATGatttagttacaccaaaaaccaaagtcgattttgggtaaaaattcccgtttttccttaatttttcttggcgcctttgaaaaatattaggaattttaaattttgaccccttaaaagtaccaactagatttctaacTTCTaattttcccatcgaacaagatactgaagttgaaaatcggagcattattttgactaccaATCGTGTACACTGAcataaaaaatcacacatcattgtaaaatcaatacattcatcgttccactcagaatctaaaagatatTGCATGAAAATTATGTAATCcagaatacaaataatttgtatttttatgttgatAACTACTATGGTTTAGAGCCGTGGGGgaaacacataatttttttttttatcaatattatgggTGACTTGACTACTTGAGTCCAACCCAAAAAATGTTGGGCTATTTTCCCCAAtgctacattattatatagtatgttattATAACACTGCCAACTAAAATGGctttcaaaatgaaaataactttATGAATAGTATGCTATCTATTAGTATTCCTTATCCAATGGAAATTCTAACGACCAGTTTTAAGCAATgtgcaattaataattataattaattttttgaggtTTTGTAAGAAtacaagaatatattttaatactatagttATCAATTCATACCATTAACAttagattaattatatttgttcatttCTTATAACAATtatctttctttttattttagattattatttttagtgtgtaTTTACCTACtctgaaaaactaaaattatacatcaacaatattaattactttaattgtttcaatatttCGTATTTACAATTAAACTGTACAATTTTACTTATtcttagatattaaaaatactaatttttaacatacaaatttaacacaatatcgtaatttattagtttaaaaaagtttatgaaaaaataaaatctaacaaaatattttttgtagactatcaatatttttttaaacacttacAAAAATTCCAATTACAGGGTAAAAtttggttataaaataaatccgttaatttaaaatttaaaagaaaataatataatggttgtaatatacttgatattatttatttgataagtaGGGTAAAATAATATGGGAAATAAAAGGCAGTGAGAAATAATAGAAGCTAGTACATCATGATCAAATGAGTATCACTTTGCAGCAGCAGCCGTTTGATGCGCTTTAGGGTTCAATGTAAGGTTATTAATAAGCCGAGTTCCAGAAGCCAAAGCTGATGGTGTACTCTGTCGTGTTATTGTAGACGAAGGCTCATCTTTTCTGATGACCTGAAAAAAagtaggaaaaaataaaataattataataataaaaataatattttgaaatgttgatggggaataattcttaatttatataaaaatgccaTTAAtcaactactatattatattttgtctcaGGTAAGAGTAACCTTAGGTTGTTGAATGATTTTTATCCAGTTAGGTTAAACCACAATCCTCATTTAAATTGGTTTTTGTTGAATTACGTGGTCAGTCTTTGTTTTAGATTACCGGCTTAAGccgtaaaaatggttttttccGCCTTCATCTTAGCAAAATGCAAGCTAGGTGGTTGTTGGAATAATAAAGTAATGCTCCCAAGAGAGAGGCATTCACATGTGTTAGCCACACCCATTGCCACAGCTGTATGTAGAAGCCAGCCATATGGTTACCTTTATGAGACTGAATATAGATATAGATCAAGGTTAATTCTCAAAACTTAAGTTTGAGCAGCCACACAACATGAAAATCATCTCgagctattattatttattatttatatcaattagaaaaagtaaggaatatttatttttgaacagaAGAAAGCTATTGGTTTTATCCCAGTTTTAATGAAAGTCAAACTATGAaagtttatactataaataataatactcaggTTCTCAGTAGTAGTTAaaataaacagtaaaaaaaatattaacaccaattttgattaaaaatgttgttcaatattgcaatttatataattattttatgattataataattataatagtattacaatacTGACTTGTCAAGGAGAGCAAAAAGAGTGAAATgcaaatcatcataatatattcctaaaaactaaaaaaatattaatattaaaactaaccgGTTCATCTTCGTCATCACTAAGCTCAATTATCACTGTATTTTGCTCAGCGTCAtacttttttagtattgtatcaAGTTTATAACGCTTAcgataatgagaataaaatgattttaaatgggTTTGAGTCTTTGTTCCCATTGTTTCAGCAATGGCTTTGAAATCTTTTCCATATTTGCGCAttcctaaaaatgaaaaaaccaatcaatataattataaaaaataattgttccaattaaaataattatacattaaaaaagttttttcattacgtcttttaaatttttgaaaagtaGTTGACATAGTTAAATTTgtgaaaatacaattaaaaaaacctaactaataattaatatatatattttatccgtcagtaatttcattatttttagttaatacttatttaatcgttgtaattagttaataatattttactattttgtatacctatcatataccttggtaatgtaaattatatatttacaaatcgataacattttgaaaaatatataaaagtctCCTTCACGATAGTTGTAGGTATCTACCGATTATACCGACTACCTGGTGTTCACTATTCACAATTCAAAGTAGAGAAGTAAAGATCAATTTGGTGAAATGTtactgaaaacaatttatttttgatacctATCATAaaagattttcatttttaaaaattcaaaaacataaacaacataaattacaatagtgTAATATACAGAAtagtatagtatactatattaatacctaatgcaaattattatctatttattatttgtaatcttATTTATTAGTACACACTTCTCAAATCTGTAGTGCACACTTCCAATTTCGGACTACACTTTGTGTTGGGGTTTACTAAAAAATAGGAGCTGTTCAttgtaaagtttttaaaaaactttcaaATTAGAATCATTCAATCATTCAAAATACTATATTGGCTAAATTTATCAAACCTAACTAATGaaggaaaaataaaagaaaggaAATATACTCGCTCTAAAATTGATGAGTTGGTGGAAGTTATACAAAAAACGGAACTATAATTATGTAAAGTACAAGCTAGAGAACAGTCAGAACTTGGAGTGAAAATAAACTCTAAAATCTAAAACGCATTACaactaataaacaaaatatgtaaattgtaataatttaggttatataataagtaagaaaaatacaaatcttttttttattgagaacGGATGATATTGTATTAGAACCATTGATTGTGAGTGAATAATAAGCATCATGAAAAGAATGAAATAAAGTGGCATTTTagacattatttattacaagtCCCAGCATGATTgagttaaacaatattatttgagcTGGTATGGCGAGGAGgttgaaatatgataaattttgttTGATAACATTAATGAACAGTGTATGGCATTGTAGAACCTAATTGTTAGTCGAAAAGTGGTTcggcaaaatcaaatttacaaaGTATTTCTAGGAGAATGTTGTGAACCTAACCTGAGACTTGTATTTAAAGAcctcaaataaaattgttgataggatgtcagcgcaatatttgtcttctctctctgacccatgTGCAATTTAGACAAttttatgttaacaataattgtaatcataataatttctaaaattagagtgaaatgaactcttataaaatttaaatttaagattattatatagGGCATCCTTATATAggcgttattatatttttattttaaagcgagttaagtgtattttaatatgtacaaagagtttacatttataaatacttataactcgctttagaattgaaatataataaaaagcttatggaatgccctagataataaacatacctttaaattttataataagagttaatttcactctaattttagaaattataatgattatagtcATTATTGTGAATGTACAATTTGCTCTTGAGTACTGAGATTGACCTGTAGGTTCTTAAGATAGATTTTTATATAGGAGTTTGTCTAGACATTCGAGATTGCCTAATTAGTATCTGGAGTAGGGTATAAAGGAAAGAAATAGTAGATAAACCTGCCCCGTTGAAATATGATTATCACAATAACATTTAGGTCTATCTTTAAGAGTTGATAAGAATTCTTAATACTAAGTTTGGTGAAATTGTaaagtttctttatttttacctTGAATAGCAAGCATAACTTCATCATTACTCCAACGAGAAATAATGCGACTCGTAGTAGGTTCAACGTTTCTAAATTCAGTAACATCAAGTTTAAGCTTCTTATGCACATGTCCAATTTCTTGTTTGTTGGACTGTATCTGAGTCATTAAAATTCacaattcgaaaaaaaaaaatatataaaaattgagtAATGCAGCACATACTTTGCATTTTAATGATACAACCTCATCGCCCATTGCTGATAAAACAGTCTCTCCTTGACCATTGGATCCAGATGCAATAGATTGAAGATCATCATGATTAACATACATGCCTCGTGGTGGTAAACGCTTATTACGAGCAACATTCAAATGGCGATTGTTTGGACGTGGTGGACCTAGTGTTGGTCTAATACCACCATTAGTCCTCCTGATTGTGTGAAacaaattgattataatattatttacaatattcataatttataagtaatatttattaatactaatttatatgtattttgtttgaattCATACCGGAAATGTGTATGGCATGTGCCACACATTGATCCTTTTTGGGTAGGATGTAGCGTAGTAACAAAAACTCCACAAATTGAACAAGACTGTTTTGAACTTCCTTCCCCGGGGtccttctaaaaaaataaaagtacttatgatcagaaaaatatattattttatttcaataatttatatttaataacagagATGCTAAACTGTCATTTACTCTGgacataaaataaagaaaatccCTTATATTATTAAGCCTATGGGATTCAATTagattaaaataacttattataaaattgaaagaggatattataatacaagtgttatacaatgtttttaacaataatttaaatttaaggcaAGTATGATAATTAATGGTTTGTATACTTGatcaattaaatcaattaacttaatgaatactatttagtattttgctTTAGAAATGTaagtatcaaaaaataattggtttatGACAACAGCTTGCTCTTTCAATTTGATAATGTaagtaattttactataaaaaaacatactatGAATGATATACATAACTGGACTTTGTTTATCGGAAAGACTAAGGATGGTCACACAACATCAATGTGGCGTCACCTCAAGATAATTCttctataaatgtttttaatttttattattttatataacttgaCACTATCAAGTTTACTGCATATGTCCAATGATTGACACCCATCCACCATATATTTGCCTTAATTTAAGTCCAGTCAACTTACTGAGTAAGCCTGCTGATGAAGAAGTAAAACCTGTTTGGGATTGCAACACTAAATTATGCTGATACTACTGCTGTTATTTTCCAGAATTCATAAGTGTTTTCCATATACCTCATTAAAGCAtgcttactttttatatatttacataattataacattttcatgtaataaattataagaaataaaattaccatAGCAAGTTGTTATTTTATACACCGTGCCTACATGTCAATGTTATACTAAACATATTGTGAGCTGTGCGAGACTGA
This genomic interval carries:
- the LOC132939063 gene encoding REST corepressor 2-like isoform X3 → MANDNLEDLKNGKRPATSANAEIMDIDELIQENAEKIRVGRDYQAVIPKLLVLPKNRRERLNKKALLVWSPTENISEIKLNEYILLSKEKYGYNSEQALGMLYWHHHDMEKALSDLSNFAPLPDDWSTDDKVTFESAFNSIGKNFLRIKQMMPDKPIASLVKYYYLWKNKRKKSSVIDRQAKKLASVRANENQNGSREGSSSAESEPDDKKDPGEGSSKQSCSICGVFVTTLHPTQKGSMCGTCHTHFRRTNGGIRPTLGPPRPNNRHLNVARNKRLPPRGMYVNHDDLQSIASGSNGQGETVLSAMGDEIQSNKQEIGHVHKKLKLDVTEFRNVEPTTSRIISRWSNDEVMLAIQGMRKYGKDFKAIAETMGTKTQTHLKSFYSHYRKRYKLDTILKKYDAEQNTVIIELSDDEDEPVIRKDEPSSTITRQSTPSALASGTRLINNLTLNPKAHQTAAAAK
- the LOC132939063 gene encoding REST corepressor 2-like isoform X2 — encoded protein: MANDNLEDLKNGKRPATSANAEIMDIDELIQENAEKIRVGRDYQAVIPKLLVLPKNRRERLNKKALLVWSPTENISEIKLNEYILLSKEKYGYNSEQALGMLYWHHHDMEKALSDLSNFAPLPDDWSTDDKVTFESAFNSIGKNFLRIKQMMPDKPIASLVKYYYLWKNKRKKSSVIDRQAKKLASVRANENQNGSREGSSSAESEPDDKDPGEGSSKQSCSICGVFVTTLHPTQKGSMCGTCHTHFRRTNGGIRPTLGPPRPNNRHLNVARNKRLPPRGMYVNHDDLQSIASGSNGQGETVLSAMGDEVVSLKCKIQSNKQEIGHVHKKLKLDVTEFRNVEPTTSRIISRWSNDEVMLAIQGMRKYGKDFKAIAETMGTKTQTHLKSFYSHYRKRYKLDTILKKYDAEQNTVIIELSDDEDEPVIRKDEPSSTITRQSTPSALASGTRLINNLTLNPKAHQTAAAAK
- the LOC132939063 gene encoding REST corepressor 2-like isoform X1, whose product is MANDNLEDLKNGKRPATSANAEIMDIDELIQENAEKIRVGRDYQAVIPKLLVLPKNRRERLNKKALLVWSPTENISEIKLNEYILLSKEKYGYNSEQALGMLYWHHHDMEKALSDLSNFAPLPDDWSTDDKVTFESAFNSIGKNFLRIKQMMPDKPIASLVKYYYLWKNKRKKSSVIDRQAKKLASVRANENQNGSREGSSSAESEPDDKKDPGEGSSKQSCSICGVFVTTLHPTQKGSMCGTCHTHFRRTNGGIRPTLGPPRPNNRHLNVARNKRLPPRGMYVNHDDLQSIASGSNGQGETVLSAMGDEVVSLKCKIQSNKQEIGHVHKKLKLDVTEFRNVEPTTSRIISRWSNDEVMLAIQGMRKYGKDFKAIAETMGTKTQTHLKSFYSHYRKRYKLDTILKKYDAEQNTVIIELSDDEDEPVIRKDEPSSTITRQSTPSALASGTRLINNLTLNPKAHQTAAAAK